The following proteins come from a genomic window of Nitrospiria bacterium:
- a CDS encoding transposase, with amino-acid sequence MSRPLRIEYPDAYYHVMNRGLAYQKIFTDRVDRELFLNLLGECHQMWGIEVFAYCLLGNHYHVLLQTPQANLSRIMRHLDGLYTQRYNRRHHRDGPLFRGRYK; translated from the coding sequence ATGTCCCGTCCACTTCGAATCGAATATCCCGATGCCTATTACCACGTCATGAACCGGGGTCTGGCCTATCAGAAAATTTTCACTGATCGGGTAGACCGAGAATTGTTTTTAAACCTTCTGGGTGAATGCCATCAGATGTGGGGCATTGAAGTGTTTGCCTATTGTTTGCTGGGAAATCATTACCACGTTCTTCTTCAAACCCCCCAAGCCAATCTATCGCGAATCATGCGTCACTTGGATGGGTTGTATACCCAACGTTATAATAGGAGACATCATCGGGATGGTCCGCTGTTCAGGGGTAGGTACAAAG